From Falco cherrug isolate bFalChe1 chromosome 4, bFalChe1.pri, whole genome shotgun sequence, one genomic window encodes:
- the CCDC201 gene encoding coiled-coil domain-containing protein 201 isoform X2, with product MSEEEDSFLNVKRSLKKRMVKHSTPVDSMFSRTMTSLTDLTSQSVEDQGASKTVYGTPVPKSNLSRPLAQVSLVRVEAYIPRTSPKRLSTVFDWQEVNREISQSSQAAFSRRRLSTVLASESNEESSDNVVPNMETQAVTEVSQAHAVTPESGPSWLVSGIPGIKDLPIRKTRKKKTDKALVREKEREWVLRQLKNIEEATEHELTIEEA from the exons ATGTCAGAGGAAGAAGATTCTTTTCTGAATGTTAAAAGATCCTTGAAAAAGAGAATGGTGAAACACAGCACTCCAGTGGACTCAATGTTTTCAAGAACAATGACATCTCTTACAGATCTGACAAGTCAGTCAGTTGAGGACCAAGGTGCCAGTAAGACAGTTTATGGAACTCCAGTGCCAAAATCAAATCTAAGCAGACCATTAGCTCAAGTATCGTTAGTACGTGTTGAAGCATACATCCCTCGTACATCCCCGAAAAGGCTTTCAACAGTGTTTGACTGGCAAGAAGTGAACAGAGAGATAAGTCAAAGCTCTCAGGCTGCGTTTTCTAGAAGGAGGCTTTCCACGGTGTTGGCCTCTGAATCAAATGAAGAGTCAAGTGACAACGTTGTCCCAAACATGGAAACTCAAGCTGTCACTGAAGTATCTCAGGCACATGCAGTAACTCCTGAGAGTGGACCTTCATGGCTTGTTAGTGGAATACCAGGGATAAAAGATCTCCCAATAAGAAAaaccaggaagaagaaaactgacAAGGCTCTTGTG agagagaaagaaagagaatggGTGCTTCGTCAACTTAAAAACATTGAGGAAGCAACCGAACATGAGCTGACAATTGAAGAAGCTTGA
- the IGFBP1 gene encoding insulin-like growth factor-binding protein 1, giving the protein MSRLRWLLSLLLPPLLLAPPLGPRPAAGAAPPPLRCAPCPPQQLALCPPVPPACPEPARPPGCGCCQTCALGPGQPCGVYTARCRQGLRCHGPPGDPRPLSALLRGQGTCLPAGEAAGARTAEPADSMEPDDTSLESAEMTQDQLLNYQLMSLISQDKPIPWNAITAYENMKAKRLSELKKWKEQGPCQKELYRALYKLAKAQQRSGGEIYKFYLPNCNKNGFYHSKQCETSLDGETAGCWCVYPKTGRRIPGSSEMKGDPECQQYVNSQE; this is encoded by the exons ATGAGCCGCCTGCGGtggctgctgtcactgctgctgccgCCCCTGCTGCTGGCGCCGCCGCTGGGCCCTCGCCCGGccgccggggcggccccgccgccgctgcgctgcgccccctgccccccacagCAGCTGGCGCTCTGCCCCCCCGTGCCGCCCGCCTGCCCGgagcccgcccggccgcccggCTGCGGCTGCTGCCAGACCTGCGCCCTGGGGCCGGGCCAGCCCTGCGGGGTCTACACGGCGCGCTGCCGGCAGGGGCTGCGCTGCCACGGCCCCCCCGGGGACCCCCGGCCGCTCTCCGCCCTGCTGCGGGGACAGGGGACCTGCCTGCCCGCCGGCGAGGCGGCTGGGGCGCGCACGGCGGAGCCCGCAG ACTCTATGGAACCTGATGATACGTCTTTGGAAAGCGCTGAAATGACACAGGATCAGCTGCTGAACTATCAGCTGATGTCTCTCATAAGCCAGGACAAGCCCATTCCCTGGAATGCCATCACTGCAtatgaaaacatgaaagcaaagaGACTATCTGAACTCAAGAAATGGAAAGAGCAG GGACCTTGTCAGAAGGAGCTCTACAGAGCCCTGTATAAACTGGCAAAGGCTCAGCAGAGAAGTGGAGGGGAGATTTACAAATTCTACTTGCCCAACTGCAACAAGAATGGATTTTACCACAGCAAACAG TGTGAAACTTCACTGGATGGAGAGACGGCTGGATGCTGGTGTGTCTATCCAAAAACTGGAAGAAGAATTCCTGGTTCCTCAGAAATGAAAGGAGACCCAGAATGCCAACAGTACGTCAACTCACAAGAATAA
- the CCDC201 gene encoding coiled-coil domain-containing protein 201 isoform X1, which produces MKLDHLRSRRRYQREAGRSGNKPDLKMSEEEDSFLNVKRSLKKRMVKHSTPVDSMFSRTMTSLTDLTSQSVEDQGASKTVYGTPVPKSNLSRPLAQVSLVRVEAYIPRTSPKRLSTVFDWQEVNREISQSSQAAFSRRRLSTVLASESNEESSDNVVPNMETQAVTEVSQAHAVTPESGPSWLVSGIPGIKDLPIRKTRKKKTDKALVREKEREWVLRQLKNIEEATEHELTIEEA; this is translated from the exons atgAAGCTGGATCAcctgagaagcagaagaaggTATCAAAGAGAAGCCGGTAGATCTG GCAATAAACCTGACCTCAAGATGTCAGAGGAAGAAGATTCTTTTCTGAATGTTAAAAGATCCTTGAAAAAGAGAATGGTGAAACACAGCACTCCAGTGGACTCAATGTTTTCAAGAACAATGACATCTCTTACAGATCTGACAAGTCAGTCAGTTGAGGACCAAGGTGCCAGTAAGACAGTTTATGGAACTCCAGTGCCAAAATCAAATCTAAGCAGACCATTAGCTCAAGTATCGTTAGTACGTGTTGAAGCATACATCCCTCGTACATCCCCGAAAAGGCTTTCAACAGTGTTTGACTGGCAAGAAGTGAACAGAGAGATAAGTCAAAGCTCTCAGGCTGCGTTTTCTAGAAGGAGGCTTTCCACGGTGTTGGCCTCTGAATCAAATGAAGAGTCAAGTGACAACGTTGTCCCAAACATGGAAACTCAAGCTGTCACTGAAGTATCTCAGGCACATGCAGTAACTCCTGAGAGTGGACCTTCATGGCTTGTTAGTGGAATACCAGGGATAAAAGATCTCCCAATAAGAAAaaccaggaagaagaaaactgacAAGGCTCTTGTG agagagaaagaaagagaatggGTGCTTCGTCAACTTAAAAACATTGAGGAAGCAACCGAACATGAGCTGACAATTGAAGAAGCTTGA